Proteins from a single region of Kluyveromyces lactis strain NRRL Y-1140 chromosome C complete sequence:
- the THR4 gene encoding threonine synthase THR4 (highly similar to uniprot|P16120 Saccharomyces cerevisiae YCR053W THR4 threonine synthase), with amino-acid sequence MSQSYRSTRSSDPATKTFEEAIIQGLASDGGLFIPSIIPQVSKSELFDKWSKLSFQDLAFEIMKLYVSSDEIPEADLKDLITRSYSTFRSHDVTPLAKNVTGSNENLHVLELFHGPTYAFKDVALQFVGNLFEYFLQRHNDGLPADQRKKITVVGATSGDTGSAAIYGLRGKKDVAVFILYPTGRISPIQEEQMTTVPDKNVQTLSVKGTFDNCQDIVKAIFGDKEFNSKHNVGAVNSINWARILAQITYYFYSYFKATTGKEEKVKFVVPSGNFGDILAGYYAKKMGLPVEKLVIATNENDILDRFLKNGVYERSDDVAATLSPAMDILISSNFERLLWYLAREYVASGDDLKAGETVNNWFQELKSKGKFDVPASLIDGAKKDFDSERVSNEETTATIKQVYEQSVNPKHYIIDPHTAVGICATKTQITKDNDNTINYISLSTAHPAKFADAVNEALSSFDGYSFEKDVLPEELKKLSTLGKKLKLVEKADIELVKQTIEEELVKMEV; translated from the coding sequence ATGTCACAAAGCTATAGATCTACGAGGTCATCCGATCCTGCTACCAAAACTTTTGAGGAAGCTATTATTCAAGGTTTAGCTTCGGATGGTGGTTTGTTTATCCCATCCATTATTCCTCAAGTCTCTAAATCAGAGTTGTTTGATAAATGGTCTAAGTTGTCCTTCCAGGATTTagcttttgaaatcatGAAACTTTATGTTTCTTCAGATGAAATTCCAGAAGCCGACttaaaggatttgattaCTAGATCTTACTCTACTTTCCGTTCTCATGATGTTACCCCGTTAGCCAAGAATGTCACTGGCTCTAATGAAAATCTTCATGTCCTAGAGCTTTTCCATGGACCAACTTACGCATTTAAAGATGTTGCTTTACAATTTGTGGGTAACCTgtttgaatatttcttgCAAAGACATAACGATGGATTACCAGCCgaccaaagaaagaaaattacAGTGGTCGGTGCAACTTCTGGTGACACTGGTTCTGCTGCCATTTATGGTCTAAGAGGTAAGAAGGATGTTGCTGTTTTCATTCTTTACCCAACAGGTAGAATCTCCCcaattcaagaagaacaaatgaCCACCGTTCCTGACAAAAACGTGCAAACCTTATCCGTTAAAGGCACTTTCGATAACTGTCAAGACATTGTCAAGGCTATCTTTGGTGACAAGGAATTCAACTCTAAACACAATGTTGGAGCTGTGAACTCGATTAATTGGGCTAGAATTTTGGCTCAAATCACATATTACTTCTATTCCTATTTCAAAGCTACTACCggtaaagaagaaaaagtgaaGTTTGTTGTTCCATCAGGAAATTTCGGTGATATTCTAGCTGGTTACTATGCTAAGAAGATGGGTTTACCTGTTGAGAAGCTAGTTATTGCCACtaatgaaaatgacattttggacagatttttgaagaatggtgTGTATGAAAGATCGGACGATGTCGCTGCTACACTATCTCCAGCCATGGATATCTTAATTTCTTCTAACTTTGAAAGACTACTTTGGTACTTGGCTCGTGAATATGTGGCCTCTGGAGACGATTTGAAAGCAGGTGAAACTGTTAACAACTGGttccaagaattgaaatccaAGGGTAAGTTCGATGTTCCCGCTTCCTTGATTGATGGCGCCAAGAAAGATTTCGATTCCGAACGAGTCAGCAATGAAGAAACTACAGCTACCATAAAGCAAGTTTACGAGCAATCGGTCAATCCAAAGCATTACATCATAGATCCACATACCGCCGTCGGTATTTGCGCCACCAAAACGCAAATCACAAAGGATAATGATAACACTATCAATTATATCTCTTTATCCACTGCACACCCAGCTAAGTTTGCCGATGCTGTTAACGAGGCTCTTTCCAGCTTTGATGGTTAcagttttgaaaaggatgTTTTACCAGAAGAACTCAAGAAGCTATCTACATTGGGGAAAAAGCTAAAATTGGTGGAAAAGGCGGATATTGAACTGGTCAAACAAACCATCGAAGAAGAGTTAGTGAAGATGGAAGTTTAA
- the RSC6 gene encoding Rsc6p (similar to uniprot|P53628 Saccharomyces cerevisiae YNR023W SNF12 73 kDa subunit of the SWI/SNF transcription activation complex homolog of Rsc6p subunit of the RSC chromatin remodeling complex), with protein sequence MSAAQSGATVEHQQAQTVPVAQPTDMYIQPYLKKLIPELDGLSKLQEAEKRIDIYLSRKKIDLHQNITQWTHSKYTDPANNQFVRVFISNISENQPWQTNDETMELDQASWTLRIEGRLLDNGKADDPNRPKFSSFIESVAIDFKPVEEDQDDETDQEMGDPLLEGTQEPSAKKPKNEQTVFEWHVDPNTPVEFDGVDVSRKGTENVNCTITIQPKGYTGEFLQYSPELSCIVGFSKGTFHEAIYSLYKYILLNSLLTNNDEAGPKDSTNGEKVLVKMDASLAKLVSPERLAAGIVSLKLADLPSLVKDHVKPIPPIRLDYTIRVDQSSTFGDLVFDMEVPKSTSVKGDQKLSKDELLLLNEYNTLSTAIEPQIQELNQKTQLLQLQLNSSAKKYQFFDKLAKDPVPMLQDYMESSSQALKVLSGDAGFNEDTVRRSQFYQDNDSILFENIGVLLSSGRMK encoded by the coding sequence atgTCTGCGGCACAGAGTGGAGCAACGGTTGAACATCAACAGGCACAAACTGTGCCAGTTGCACAACCAACTGACATGTATATCCAACCgtatttgaagaaattaataCCAGAATTGGATGGGCTAAGTAAGTTACAAGAGGCTGAGAAGAGAATTGACATATATTTAAGTCGtaaaaaaattgatttgCATCAGAATATTACTCAATGGACTCATTCCAAATACACAGATCCTGCGAATAATCAGTTTGTTCGTGTTTTCATTTCTAATATTTCTGAGAACCAGCCATGGCAGACGAACGATGAGACCATGGAACTTGATCAAGCATCATGGACATTGCGTATTGAAGGTAGACTGTTAGATAATGGGAAGGCAGACGATCCAAATAGGCCTAAATTTTCCTCCTTTATAGAAAGCGTCGCGATAGATTTCAAACCTGTAGAGGAAGATcaagatgatgaaactgATCAAGAAATGGGAGACCCCTTATTAGAAGGGACACAGGAACCTAGTGCTAAAAAGCCAAAAAATGAGCAAACCGTTTTTGAATGGCATGTGGATCCTAATACTCCTGTAGAGTTTGACGGTGTTGATGTTTCACGTAAGGGTACTGAAAACGTTAACTGTACCATCACTATCCAACCAAAAGGGTATACAGGGGAGTTCTTACAGTATTCACCAGAACTATCATGTATTGTCGGATTCTCAAAAGGAACCTTTCATGAGGCGATATACTCTCTTTACAAATATATTCTATTAAACAGTCTATTGACGAATAACGACGAGGCGGGACCAAAGGATTCCACAAACGGTGAGAAAGTCTTAGTGAAAATGGATGCTTCATTAGCAAAGCTAGTGTCTCCAGAAAGGCTTGCCGCAGGcattgtttctttgaagctCGCCGATTTGCCAAGTCTAGTGAAAGATCATGTAAAACCGATACCTCCAATAAGACTTGACTATACTATTCGTGTAGATCAGTCTTCCACTTTCGGAGATTTGGTATTTGACATGGAAGTACCTAAATCAACGTCAGTTAAAGGCGACCAAAAGTTGTCAAAGGATGAATTATTGCTATTGAATGAATACAATACGCTATCAACTGCAATCGAACCACAAATACAAGAACTAAATCAGAAAACACAACTATTACAACTACAACTAAATTCAAGCGCAAAGAAATACcaattttttgataaaCTAGCTAAGGATCCAGTTCCAATGCTACAAGATTACATGGAATCGTCATCGCAGGCTCTCAAAGTGTTATCAGGGGATGCTGGCTTCAATGAAGATACAGTGAGAAGATCACAATTCTACCAGGACAACgattcaattctttttgaaaacattggAGTTCTACTTTCAAGCGGAAGAATGAAATAA
- the MRPL50 gene encoding mitochondrial 54S ribosomal protein bL9m MRPL50 (similar to uniprot|P53724 Saccharomyces cerevisiae YNR022C MRPL50 Mitochondrial ribosomal protein of the large subunit not essential for mitochondrial translation), producing MFRPTSSCLSALTKRTKRVQVQLLKDFPQFQFHTGEVVNVKPSLMRNFLHNYNGARYILKETDIDQALLTSAKRSRASAAALLKTTESTVKKTEQNVKKAKQVSKEENKTPETPKSALNEEITIENVKIPGLDL from the coding sequence ATGTTCAGACCGACATCATCGTGTCTTTCTGCCTTAACCAAACGTACAAAGAGAGTACAGGTACAGTTATTAAAAGATTTTCCTCAGTTCCAATTTCATACCGGCGAGGTGGTAAATGTCAAGCCCTCACTAATGAGAAACTTCTTGCACAACTATAATGGAGCCCGCTACATTCTAAAGGAAACTGATATTGACCAAGCCCTGTTGACCTCAGCTAAGAGATCACGTGCATCAGCAGCAGCTTTATTAAAAACAACCGAATCAACGGTGAAGAAGACTGAACAGAACGTAAAGAAGGCTAAGCAGGTATCcaaggaagaaaataaGACACCAGAAACTCCTAAGTCAGCATTAAACGAAGAAATAACTATCGAGAATGTGAAGATTCCAGGATTAGACTTATGA
- a CDS encoding uncharacterized protein (similar to uniprot|P53723 Saccharomyces cerevisiae YNR021W Hypothetical ORF), producing the protein MSAILAPLAKAIDYVNALNKDFYILSVEEQKELGLWGRVTAYNWTFELACIGLMAILFFISYYGKTLNNKYADKIFGTLNTFLLTKLSFTKVGFSADGKKMPYIEEQNNTWFTSFATGRSTIESVIVKAHLTARHNPLALLTQKALALFLPTLVANDIEEFISVTITPNGQFVSTEDAKLTANSAETLSKLKFITSIVNKAVMTKARDSNYFLSLTHTAENESLPADYVFMSESNKLNGFIPHYAGEDFKVLLSKSAKFLKFISFTDLPEEKPITDKLWESSQLPRCVIYLSLVTSDKDIELLEELITKVVEIYDNVTKDIQTNSSNSFITTDILKKGIQLRKEELGKIVKVMQQVEREMALEKKQEAERQKRKDMRDKLTDQELDKMELKKREKRERRLRNKQKMRI; encoded by the coding sequence atgTCAGCAATTTTGGCGCCATTGGCCAAAGCTATTGACTATGTTAATGCATTGAACAAAGACTTTTATATCCtttctgttgaagaacaaaaggAATTAGGACTTTGGGGCAGAGTGACTGCTTATAATTGGACCTTTGAATTGGCTTGCATTGGTCTCATGGCTAtcttatttttcatttcttatTATGGTAAGACTCTGAACAATAAATATGCCGATAAGATATTTGGTACTTTGAACACATTCTTGTTAACAAAGTTATCTTTTACAAAGGTTGGTTTTAGTGCCGATGGCAAGAAGATGCCATATATTGAGGAGCAAAATAACACCTGGTTCACATCTTTTGCCACTGGTCGTTCTACTATTGAAAGCGTAATTGTTAAGGCACACTTGACGGCTCGTCACAACCCATTGGCATTGTTAACTCAAAAGGCATTAGCTTTGTTTTTACCAACATTAGTTGCCAACgacattgaagaattcatcTCAGTTACCATTACTCCAAATGGCCAATTCGTCTCTACTGAAGATGCTAAGCTAACTGCCAACTCAGCGGAAACTTtgtccaaattgaaattcatCACATCTATCGTTAACAAAGCAGTGATGACTAAAGCTCGTGACTCAAACTACTTTTTATCATTGACCCATACCGCTGAAAATGAATCTTTACCAGCAGACTATGTTTTCATGTCCGAATCAAATAAGTTGAACGGATTTATTCCTCACTATGCCGGTGAAGATTTCAAGGTGTTGCTATCTAAATCTGCcaagttcttgaagtttatttctttcactgATTTACCAGAAGAGAAACCGATTACTGACAAATTATGGGAGTCTTCTCAATTGCCACGTTGTGTCATCTACTTATCCTTGGTAACTTCTGACAAAGATATCGAATTGTTGGAGGAATTGATAACCAAAGTTGTCGAAATTTATGACAATGTTACTAAGGATATTCAAACTAACTcatccaattctttcatcaccactgatattttgaagaagggTATTCAATTGCGTAAAGAAGAGTTAGGCAAGATTGTTAAAGTCATGCAACAggttgaaagagaaatggctcttgaaaaaaaacaagaagcTGAGAGacaaaagagaaaggatATGAGAGACAAGTTGACCGACCAAGAACTTGATAAAATggagttgaagaaaagagaaaagagagaaagaCGTCTGagaaacaaacagaaaatgAGAATTTAG
- a CDS encoding uncharacterized protein (similar to uniprot|P25631 Saccharomyces cerevisiae YCR051W Hypothetical ORF), translating to MNIWIAASNGETELVEKFIKQGQTANDKDENGYTPIHAAAAYGHIDLLKKLVQEHNGDVNIKDSDNDTPLHHCEDATTARSLIEQLGADRELLNNEGKTCFQVWQETCDDNLDLLRYAEEVLGETIFNTSLGIDKEQLNQFKDNIRYTLENDPVDETDPESLERRKKLESIIQGENAEEELEKYIRDLIHNQFFSNNNDSSENNKRVK from the coding sequence ATGAATATTTGGATCGCAGCTAGTAACGGGGAGACCGAACTAGTGGAAAAATTTATTAAACAAGGCCAAACCGCAAACGACAAGGATGAAAACGGATACACCCCAATCCACGCGGCTGCAGCATATGGTCATATCGACCTGCTAAAGAAGCTTGTACAAGAGCATAATGGTGATGTAAATATCAAGGACTCTGACAATGACACACCACTTCACCATTGTGAAGATGCGACTACAGCCAGGTCTCTAATAGAACAATTAGGAGCTGATCGTGAGCTTTTGAATAACGAGGGAAAGACATGCTTCCAGGTGTGGCAAGAAACATGCGACGACAACTTGGACCTTTTGAGATATGCGGAAGAAGTCCTCGGAGAAACCATATTCAATACTTCTCTTGGTATTGATAAAGAACAGTTAAATCAATTTAAAGACAACATACGTTACACGTTAGAGAACGATCCAGTAGACGAGACAGATCCCGAATCTTTGGAACGTAGAAAGAAACTAGAGAGCATAATTCAGGGTGAAAACgcagaagaagagcttGAAAAGTACATTAGAGATTTGATTCataatcaattcttttcgaaTAACAATGACAGTTCGGAAAACAATAAACGAGTCAAATAA
- the ATP23 gene encoding putative metalloprotease (similar to uniprot|P53722 Saccharomyces cerevisiae YNR020C Hypothetical ORF), whose protein sequence is MSVPPPPKEDLIKPNPPKSESAVSGFNWWRRTFQYKTGLGLTPEEETQYENDYKFVLQRKQCSKCYEYRDWLLNYSPTVIFMTQQIAKLNNKNTNADVFKFDESKIICDVCPDWKSGGFHPDLGILICQNRIKDKWHLEDTLAHELVHYFDNLKWEVDWLNLRHHACSEIRASSLSGECRFFQEFARRGFNTGFKVDRGHQACVKRRAAISVSGNPNCRDKEHAERVVDEVWDSCFNDTRPFDEIYR, encoded by the coding sequence ATGTCCGTACCACCGCCTCCAAAGGAAGATTTGATAAAACCTAATCCGCCGAAATCAGAATCCGCTGTTAGCGGCTTCAACTGGTGGAGAAGAACGTTCCAATACAAAACGGGCCTGGGATTGACACCGGAAGAGGAGACACAGTACGAGAATGATTACAAGTTTGTGCTACAGCGTAAACAGTGTTCCAAATGTTATGAGTATAGAGATTGGTTGTTAAACTATTCACCAACTGTCATTTTTATGACGCAACAGATAGCCAAACTTAACAACAAAAATACTAATGCAGAtgttttcaagtttgacGAATCGAAGATTATATGTGATGTATGTCCGGACTGGAAATCTGGTGGTTTTCATCCAGATTTAGGTATTCTAATCTGTCAGAATAGAATTAAAGATAAATGGCATTTGGAAGACACTCTGGCGCATGAATTGGTGCATTATTTcgataatttgaaatggGAAGTGGATTGGCTAAATTTGAGGCATCACGCCTGTTCTGAGATTCGAGCTTCAAGTTTGAGTGGTGAGTGTCGGttcttccaagaatttgCAAGACGTGGGTTCAATACTGGGTTTAAGGTTGATAGAGGTCATCAAGCTTGTGTGAAAAGACGTGCTGCGATCAGCGTTTCAGGAAATCCAAATTGTAGAGATAAAGAACATGCGGAAAGAGTTGTAGATGAAGTCTGGGACTCATGCTTCAATGACACAAGAccatttgatgaaatatatAGATAA
- the ARE2 gene encoding sterol acyltransferase (similar to uniprot|P53629 Saccharomyces cerevisiae YNR019W ARE2 Acyl-CoA:sterol acyltransferase isozyme of Are1p endoplasmic reticulum enzyme that contributes the major sterol esterification activity in the presence of oxygen), with product MSGSSDSSHDTTVKDITEDEQFLRIRRLNDNNHGKRKSLHEEQLEDAVLDELGSPDVLFNTVQPNDTVIFKTRTTSEQGDKHLHVFMQKLKVKEKNRYKKDTNEMQSMTRDVDWGSRGSIMDEMVNNPLRSHFNGPAIDEKYSRVKATARSNTVRIDDNNTIEIANETIATDFSGFYVLFWMAVAFTICKVTLQYYEEHGDFSQSIILRYMTMNLWKVALYDIAMYLTSYFAFVIQYLCRKNVISWRRTGRDIISVYEVVFLFSNIYLPKKTFHFNWIAQIFLFLHSLVYLMKIHSYSFYNGYLWDISSELDYATSTLKKLKKLSSPQPELDILQKSIDFCEFEIRSQSSTVRFPFNVSVKNFFEFSSFPTLVYQIEYPRTKRIRWFYVFEKCCAIFGIIFVMMVVAQQFMLPVILKAKILADANLTLWEKNLVWPKLLLDLAPGFIMMFLLVWYLIWDAILNCVAELSCFADHHFYSDWWNCCSWYDFSRLWNRPVHSFLLRHVYHSSISAYHMSKVQATLFTFLLSSVFHELAMFVLFNKFRGYIIILQMSQIPFTALSNIPLLRDKKLFNNVTFWIGICLGPSMTGLLYLIF from the coding sequence ATGTCCGGTTCAAGTGACAGTTCACATGATACCACCGTTAAGGATATAACTGAGGATGAGCAGTTCTTGAGGATAAGAAGGCTGAACGACAACAACCATGGGAAGAGGAAGTCTTTGCATGAGGAACAGTTGGAGGATGCTGTTCTCGATGAACTTGGATCTCCGGACGTTCTTTTCAACACGGTCCAGCCTAACGACACGGTTATCTTTAAGACTAGAACCACCTCCGAACAAGGCGACAAACATCTGCATGTTTTCATGCAGAAATTGAAGGTGAAGGAAAAGAACAGATATAAGAAGGATACGAATGAAATGCAGTCCATGACACGAGATGTAGACTGGGGCTCTAGAGGTAGTATCATGGATGAGATGGTCAACAATCCGCTTAGATCTCATTTCAATGGGCCAGCAATAGACGAGAAATATTCTAGAGTAAAGGCAACAGCCAGATCAAATACGGTGAGGATAGATGACAATAATACTATTGAAATTGCAAATGAAACTATAGCAACAGACTTTTCTGGATTCTATGTCTTATTTTGGATGGCAGTTGCGTTCACCATCTGCAAAGTGACATTACAATATTACGAGGAACATGGTGATTTTTCACAGTCAATTATCTTGCGATACATGACCATGAATCTTTGGAAAGTTGCGTTATATGATATCGCAATGTACCTGACTAGTTATTTTGCATTCGTCATACAATATTTGTGCAGAAAAAATGTCATCAGTTGGAGACGTACAGGGAGAGATATTATTTCAGTTTATGAGGTGGTATTTCTATTCTCCAATATCTACTTACCAAAAAAGACCTTCCATTTCAACTGGATCGCCCaaatatttttatttttacATTCATTGGTctatttgatgaagatacATTCTTATTCCTTCTATAATGGTTATTTGTGGGATATTTCATCAGAGTTGGATTATGCAACATCTACCctaaagaaactgaaaaaacTCAGTTCTCCACAACCAGAACTTGATATATTGCAAAAGTCAATAGATTTTTGTGAGTTTGAGATAAGATCTCAATCATCAACGGTCAGGTTCCCATTTAATGTCTCAGTGAAGAACTTTTTCGAGTTTTCTTCGTTCCCAACGCTTGTATATCAGATAGAATACCCACGCACAAAACGTATAAGATGGTTTTACGTTTTTGAGAAATGTTGCGCGATCTTTGGTATCATCTTTGTCATGATGGTTGTTGCACAACAATTCATGCTGCCTGTTATTTTGAAAGCTAAAATTTTGGCAGATGCCAACCTCACATTATGGGAAAAGAACCTGGTATGGCCGAAGCTCTTGTTGGACTTGGCACCAGGTTTTATTATGATGTTTTTGTTGGTCTGGTATTTGATTTGGGATGCAATTTTAAACTGTGTGGCCGAATTGTCCTGTTTTGCAGACCACCATTTCTACTCTGATTGGTGGAACTGTTGCTCCTGGTATGATTTTAGCAGATTGTGGAATCGTCCGGTGCATAGCTTTTTATTGAGACATGTATATCACAGTTCGATTAGTGCGTATCACATGAGTAAAGTTCAAGCCACCTTATTCACATTTTTATTAAGTTCTGTGTTTCACGAGCTAGCCatgtttgttcttttcaacaagttCCGTGGTTATATCATTATCCTGCAAATGTCACAAATTCCATTTACAGCTTTATCAAACATTCCATTGCTCAGAGATAAGAAACTATTTAATAATGTTACCTTCTGGATTGGGATTTGTTTAGGACCAAGTATGACTGGTTTGCTGTACTTGATCTTTTAA
- the SEC28 gene encoding coatomer subunit epsilon (similar to uniprot|P40509 Saccharomyces cerevisiae YIL076W SEC28 Part of a heptameric protein complex that regulates retrograde Golgi-to-ER protein traffic in eukaryotic cells coatomer forms the COP I vesicle coat whose functions are essential epsilon-COP coatomer subunit Sec28p), with protein MDYFTVKQQFYTGNYEEALNEVSKFNKTEDEALTYYRNRSLIALSQFSEGSADSGSLGPVFEAYYKFLSKPTGSITALEQTVEKAGRSPFALNLLASALTIKGEFKTALEVAVEGIDSDETRGTPELLLTAIQITLLDNQPTIASTMFENFQALQEQSNDDEIILNLAESYINFNQGKEITGSNFYFFEELSQTFPSWKTQLGLLNLHLQQSHLPESKAIIDLLESEFYDIKQEAQTYKPDLLANKITYTILSGGNANELRSELQQLKPSHPLCVADLENNKTFDQIVAKYTA; from the coding sequence ATGGACTATTTTACTGTAAAACAGCAGTTTTATACTGGTAACTATGAAGAAGCGTTGAACGAAGTTTCTAAGTTTAACAAAACTGAAGATGAGGCGTTGACTTACTACAGAAATAGATCATTGATTGCATTGTCCCAGTTCAGTGAGGGTAGTGCTGATTCTGGCTCACTTGGGCCTGTATTTGAGGCTTACTATAAATTTTTAAGCAAACCTACAGGCTCAATCACTGCACTAGAACAAACCGTTGAAAAGGCGGGCAGATCTCCATTTGCATTGAACTTATTAGCAAGTGCATTGACTATAAAGGGCGAGTTTAAAACTGCTTTGGAGGTTGCCGTTGAAGGAATTGACTCCGATGAAACAAGAGGAACCCCGGAACTACTGTTAACGGCCATCCAAATAACTTTGTTGGATAATCAACCAACCATTGCCTCGACTATGTTTGAAAATTTCCAAGCACTTCAGGAGCAATCGAACGACGATGAAATAATTTTGAATCTTGCAGAGTCATACATCAACTTCAACCAGGGTAAAGAGATCACTGGATCCaatttctatttctttgaagagTTGTCTCAAACTTTCCCAAGTTGGAAGACTCAATTAGGCCTATTGAATTTACACCTCCAACAATCGCATTTGCCTGAATCCAAAGCAATCATCGACCTCTTAGAAAGCGAGTTCTACGATATCAAACAAGAAGCACAAACGTACAAGCCTGATCTACTTGCAAATAAGATTACGTACACCATCTTATCTGGTGGAAATGCAAACGAATTGAGATCGGAATTGCAACAATTGAAACCATCTCACCCACTATGTGTTGCCGACCTTGAAAATAACAAGACTTTCGATCAAATTGTGGCAAAGTACACAGCCTAA
- the GET2 gene encoding GET complex subunit GET2 (similar to uniprot|P40056 Saccharomyces cerevisiae YER083C RMD7 Required for Meiotic nuclear Division functions in DNA replication and damage response Protein involved in cell wall function), which translates to MATELSDAEKRKLLRERRQQKFSNGGASSRLNKITGQQQNSFLSSTSVLDEPKVTPSGNKKSSNVSDEEVEKSTKEIQDLLSSIPGNKDNSETDAAETNPEVALFQQLLKMQQQGGGFQNGSPDASTPDLFSSLLNNDTNTTASATQMLPNFVDEKVLKYYKFKVSKLKSYIILIKWALLAPYVYFIMHPNPTVLQASNLLSQIVERSNFFSIFTGLEIVFISIYYQMLKKLQRDNNVTATQNAGGILKYLTMIPEGILPIRNIQGKIGLALEYFDVASMYVTDICFVLVLFGVMKYYHSSFPISVPIEPPIAGIQ; encoded by the coding sequence ATGGCTACTGAATTGTCTGATGCTGAGAAACGTAAATTGTTGAGGGAAAGAAGGCAACAGAAGTTTTCCAACGGAGGTGCTTCCAGCAGGTTGAACAAGATCACTGGTCAACAGCAGAATAGCTTTTTGTCTTCAACATCTGTTCTTGATGAGCCAAAAGTTACTCCGTCAGGtaacaagaaatcatcCAATGTGAGTGacgaagaagttgaaaagtcTACCAAAGAGATTCAAGATTTACTTTCTAGTATTCCCGGTAACAAGGACAATTCTGAAACTGATGCCGCTGAAACGAATCCTGAGGTTGCCCTTTTCCAACAGTTGCTTAAGATGCAACAACAAGGTGGAGGATTCCAAAATGGATCACCAGATGCCAGTACACCGGACCTTTTCAGTTCTTTGCTAAACAACGATACGAATACTACTGCTTCTGCTACACAGATGCTCCCTaattttgttgatgagaAAGTCTTGAAGTATTACAAGTTCAAAGtgtccaaattgaaatccTACATCATTTTAATAAAATGGGCTCTTCTTGCACCATACGTCTACTTTATCATGCATCCCAATCCCACTGTTCTTCAAGCTTCCAACTTGTTATCCCAAATAGTGGAAAGATCgaacttcttctccatCTTTACCGGACTAGAAATAGTATTCATCTCTATCTACTATcaaatgttgaagaaacttcaaagagataACAATGTTACGGCCACCCAAAACGCAGGAGGCATTTTGAAGTATCTGACAATGATACCAGAAGGCATTTTACCTATTAGGAACATTCAAGGAAAGATCGGTCTTGCATTAGAGTATTTTGACGTAGCGTCAATGTACGTGACAGATATATGCTTTGTTCTTGTGTTATTCGGTGTCatgaaatattatcattCGTCATTCCCTATTTCAGTTCCAATAGAACCACCGATTGCAGGGATTCAATAG